A stretch of the Arvicola amphibius chromosome 8, mArvAmp1.2, whole genome shotgun sequence genome encodes the following:
- the Vil1 gene encoding villin-1, translated as MTKLTSQVKGSLNITTPGIQIWRIEAMQMVPVSSSTFGSFFDGDCYVVLAIHKTSSTLTYDIHYWIGQNSSQDEQGAAAIYTTQMDDYLKGRAVQHREVQGNESETFRSYFKQGLVIQKGGVASGMKHVETNSSDVRRLLHVKGKRNVLAGEVEMSWKSFNRGDVFLLDLGKLIIQWNGPDSNRMERLRGMTLAKEIRDQERGGRTYVGVVEGEKEGDSPELMAIMNHVLGQRKELKAAIPDTVVEPAVKAALKLYHVSDSEGKLVVREVATRPLTQDLLNHEDCYILDQGGLKIFVWKGKKANEQERSGAMNQALNFIKAKQYPPSTQVEVQNDGAESAIFQQLFQKWTLPNQTTGLGKTYTVGSVAKVEQVKFDATSMHVQPQVAAQQKMVDDGSGEVQVWRIENLELVPVESKWLGHFYGGDCYLLLYTYLIGEKEHYLLYIWQGSQASQDEIAASAYQAVILDQKYNDEPVQIRVPMGKEPPHLMSIFKGRMVVYQGGTSRENNTEPVPSTRLFQVRGTSANNTKAFEVTARATSLNSNDVFILKTPSCCYLWCGKGCSGDEREMAKTVADTISRTEKQVVVEGQEPANFWMALGGKAPYANSKRLQEETQVITPRLFECSNQTGRFVATEIFDFNQDDLEEDDVFLLDVWDQVFFWIGKHANEEEKKAAATTVQEYLKTHPGNRDPDTPIIVVKQGNEPPTFTGWFLAWDPFKWSNAKSYDDLKAELGNSGDWSQIADDVMNPKMDVFTASTTLSSGPLPIFPLEQLVNKPVEELPEGVDPSRKEEHLSIEDFTKALGMTPAAFSALPRWKQQNLKKEKGLF; from the exons ATGACCAAATTGACTTCTCAAGTCAAAGGCTCTCTCAACATCACCACTCCAGGAATACAGATATGGAGGATCGAG GCTATGCAGATGGTACCTGTTTCTTCCAGCACCTTTGGAAGCTTCTTCGATGGTGActgctatgtagtcctggct ATCCACAAGACCAGCAGCACCCTGACCTACGATATCCACTACTGGATTGGTCAGAATTCATCCCAGGATGAGCAGGGGGCAGCTGCCATCTACACGACGCAGATGGATGACTACCTCAAGGGCCGGGCTGTCCAGCACCGTGAGGTCCAAGGCAACGAGAGCGAGACTTTCCGAAGCTACTTCAAGCAAGGCCTTGT gatCCAGAAAGGGGGAGTGGCTTCTGGCATGAAGCACGTGGAAACAAATTCCAGCGATGTCCGGCGACTGTTGCACGTCAAGGGCAAGAGGAATGTGCTGGCTGGAGAG GTGGAGATGTCGTGGAAGAGCTTCAACAGAGGGGATGTCTTCCTGCTGGACCTCGGGAAACTCATCATCCAGTGGAATGGGCCAGACAGCAACCGCATGGAGAGACTTCGG GGCATGACCTTGGCCAAAGAGATCCGAGACCAGGAACGGGGTGGACGCACCTACGTGGgtgtggtggaaggggagaaggaaggggactcCCCGGAGCTGATGGCAATTATGAACCACGTGCTGGGCCAGCGCAAGGAACTGAAGGCAGCAATTCCTGACACTGTGGTGGAGCCGGCGGttaaggctgccctcaagctgTACCA TGTGTCTGACTCGGAAGGAAAGCTGGTGGTTAGGGAAGTTGCTACTCGGCCGCTCACACAGGACCTGCTCAACCATGAG GACTGTTATATCCTGGACCAGGGAGGTCTGAAGATCTTCGtgtggaaggggaaaaaagccaATGAGCAGGAGAGGAGCGGGGCCATGAACCAGGCCCTG AACTTCATCAAAGCCAAGCAGTACCCACCGAGCACACAGGTGGAGGTGCAGAACGACGGGGCGGAGTCAGCCATCTTCCAGCAGCTCTTCCAGAAGTGGACCTTGCCCAATCAGACCACAGGCCTGGGCAAAACATACACAGTGGGCTCCGTGG ccaaggtGGAACAGGTGAAGTTTGATGCTACGTCCATGCATGTACAGCCTCAAGTGGCTGCCCAGCAGAAGATGGTGGACGACGGGAGTGGGGAGGTGCAG GTGTGGCGCATCGAGAACTTAGagctggtgcctgtggagtccaaGTGGCTGGGCCATTTCTATGGTGGCGACTGCTACCTGCTGCTCTACACCTACCTTATAGGCGAGAAGGAGCACTACTTGTTGTATATCTGGCAG GGCAGCCAGGCCAGTCAGGATGAAATTGCAGCCTCGGCGTATCAAGCTGTCATCCTGGACCAGAAGTACAACGACGAGCCAGTGCAGATCCGAGTCCCAATGGGCAAGGAGCCACCTCACCTCATGTCCATCTTCAAGGGGCGCATGGTGGTTTACCAG GGAGGCACTTCCCGAGAGAACAACACGGAGCCTGTGCCCTCCACACGGCTGTTCCAGGTCCGGGGAACCAGTGCCAATAACACCAAAGCTTTTGAGGTTACAGCCCGGGCCACCTCCCTCAACTCCAATGATGTCTTCATACTCAAGACTCCATCCTGCTGTTACCTGTGGTGTGGGAAG GGATGCAGCGGCGATGAGCGGGAGATGGCCAAGACAGTCGCTGACACTATCTCTCGGACGGAGAAACAAGTGGTTGTGGAGGGACAGGAGCCAGCCAACTTCTGGATGGCCCTCGGGGGGAAGGCGCCCTATGCCAACAGCAAGCG GCTGCAGGAGGAAACCCAAGTCATCACCCCTCGACTCTTCGAATGCTCCAACCAGACCGGGCGCTTTGTGGCCACAGAGATCTTTGACTTCAATCAGGATGACCTGGAGGAGGACGACGTGTTCCTGTTGGATGTCTGGGACCAG GTCTTCTTCTGGATAGGGAAACATGCCAACGAGGAAGAGAAGAAGGCCGCAGCCACCACTGTGCAGGAATACCTCAAGACCCACCCCGGAAACCGAGACCCTGACACCCCCATCATTGTGGTGAAGCAAGGAAACGAGCCCCCCACCTTCACAGGCTGGTTCCTGGCTTGGGATCCCTTCAAGTGGTCT AACGCCAAATCCTATGACGACCTGAAGGCTGAGCTCGGAAACTCTGGGGACTGGAGCCAGATTGCTGAT GATGTCATGAACCCCAAGATGGATGTGTTCACTGCCAGCACCACCCTCAGTTCTGGTCCCCTGCCCATCTTCCCCCTGGAGCAGCTCGTGAACAAGCCCGTGGAGGAGCTCCCTGAGGGTGTGGACCCCAGCAGGAAGGAG
- the Ctdsp1 gene encoding carboxy-terminal domain RNA polymerase II polypeptide A small phosphatase 1 isoform X2 has product MDSSAVITQISKEEARGPLRGKGDQKSAASQKPRSRGIFHSLFCCVCRDDGEPRPAHSGAPLLVEENGAIPKTQVQYLLPEAKAQDSDKICVVIDLDETLVHSSFKPVSNADFIIPVEIDGVVHQVYVLKRPHVDEFLQRMGELFECVLFTASLAKYADPVADLLDKWGAFRARLFRESCVFHRGNYVKDLSRLGRDLRRVLILDNSPASYVFHPDNAVPVASWFDNMSDTELHDLLPFFEQLSRVEDVYSVLRQPRPGS; this is encoded by the exons ATGGACAGCTCGGCCGTCATTACTCAGATCAGCAAGGAGGAGGCGCGGGGCCCGCTGCGGGGCAAAG GTGACCAGAAGTCGGCAGCTTCCCAGAAGCCCCGGAGTCGGGGTATCTTCCACTCGCTCTTCTGCTGTGTCTGCCGAGATGATGGGGAGCCTCGGCCTGCCCACAGTGGGGCTCCCCTGCTGGTGGAGGAAAATGGCGCCATCCCTAAG ACCCAAGTCCAGTACCTGCTTCCCGAGGCCAAGGCCCAGGACTCGGACAAGATCTGCGTGGTCATCGACCTGGACGAGACCCTGGTGCACAGCTCTTTCAAG CCAGTGAGCAATGCTGACTTCATCATCCCCGTGGAGATTGATGGGGTAGTTCAccag GTCTACGTGCTGAAGCGGCCCCATGTGGATGAGTTCCTCCAGCGAATGGGCGAGCTCTTTGAGTGTGTCCTGTTCACTGCCAGCCTTGCCAAG TACGCAGACCCTGTAGCTGACCTGCTGGACAAGTGGGGAGCCTTCCGTGCACGGCTGTTTCGAGAGTCCTGTGTCTTCCATCGGGGGAACTATGTAAAGGACCTGAGCAGGCTGGGCCGAGACCTGCGGCGGGTGCTCATCTTAGACAACTCCCCCGCCTCCTATGTCTTCCATCCAGACAATGCC GTCCCAGTGGCCTCCTGGTTTGACAACATGAGTGACACTGAGCTACACGATCTCCTACCCTTCTTCGAGCAACTCAGCCGTGTGGAGGACGTCTACTCGGTGCTCAGGCAGCCTAGGCCCGGGAGCTAG
- the Ctdsp1 gene encoding carboxy-terminal domain RNA polymerase II polypeptide A small phosphatase 1 isoform X1, whose translation MEGEWEWTVGPRALTFMSRGCPGDQKSAASQKPRSRGIFHSLFCCVCRDDGEPRPAHSGAPLLVEENGAIPKTQVQYLLPEAKAQDSDKICVVIDLDETLVHSSFKPVSNADFIIPVEIDGVVHQVYVLKRPHVDEFLQRMGELFECVLFTASLAKYADPVADLLDKWGAFRARLFRESCVFHRGNYVKDLSRLGRDLRRVLILDNSPASYVFHPDNAVPVASWFDNMSDTELHDLLPFFEQLSRVEDVYSVLRQPRPGS comes from the exons atggagggagagtgggagtGGACGGTGGGGCCCCGAGCCCTGACGTTCATGAGCAGGGGCTGCCCAG GTGACCAGAAGTCGGCAGCTTCCCAGAAGCCCCGGAGTCGGGGTATCTTCCACTCGCTCTTCTGCTGTGTCTGCCGAGATGATGGGGAGCCTCGGCCTGCCCACAGTGGGGCTCCCCTGCTGGTGGAGGAAAATGGCGCCATCCCTAAG ACCCAAGTCCAGTACCTGCTTCCCGAGGCCAAGGCCCAGGACTCGGACAAGATCTGCGTGGTCATCGACCTGGACGAGACCCTGGTGCACAGCTCTTTCAAG CCAGTGAGCAATGCTGACTTCATCATCCCCGTGGAGATTGATGGGGTAGTTCAccag GTCTACGTGCTGAAGCGGCCCCATGTGGATGAGTTCCTCCAGCGAATGGGCGAGCTCTTTGAGTGTGTCCTGTTCACTGCCAGCCTTGCCAAG TACGCAGACCCTGTAGCTGACCTGCTGGACAAGTGGGGAGCCTTCCGTGCACGGCTGTTTCGAGAGTCCTGTGTCTTCCATCGGGGGAACTATGTAAAGGACCTGAGCAGGCTGGGCCGAGACCTGCGGCGGGTGCTCATCTTAGACAACTCCCCCGCCTCCTATGTCTTCCATCCAGACAATGCC GTCCCAGTGGCCTCCTGGTTTGACAACATGAGTGACACTGAGCTACACGATCTCCTACCCTTCTTCGAGCAACTCAGCCGTGTGGAGGACGTCTACTCGGTGCTCAGGCAGCCTAGGCCCGGGAGCTAG